The following proteins are co-located in the Dietzia timorensis genome:
- a CDS encoding acyl-CoA carboxylase subunit beta: MTIASQPDEGGKDAPIDIHTTAGKLADLRRRLDEAHAPMGQAAVDKVHDKGLLTARERIENLLDPGSFVEIDALAKHRSQNFGLAERRPTGDGVVTGYGTIDGREVCVFSQDASVFGGALGEVYGEKIVKVMDLALKTGRPMIGINHGAGARIQEGVVSLGLYGEIFHRNVQSSGVIPQVSIIMGPSAGGHVYSPALTDFTVMVDGTSNMFVTGPDVIKTVTGEQVTQEELGGAATHMAKSGVSHYTAEDEQDALDFVRDLLGYLPSNNRAEAPRYDAFVHEGTIEDGLTESDLELDTLVPDSSNAPYDMHTVIDHIVDDEEFLEIQSGYAQNVVVGFGRVEGRSIGIVANQPTQYAGCLDIKAAEKAARFVRTCDAFNVPIVTLVDVPGFLPGTDQEFNGIIRRGAKLLYAYGEATVGKITVITRKAYGGAYDVMGSKHMGADVNLAWPTAEIAVMGASGAVGFVYRKQLKDAEAAGEDVAAKRLELQQEYEDTLVNPYVAAERGYIDAVIPPSHTRLQIAQGLRLLDRKVVPVPARKHGNIPL, translated from the coding sequence ATGACGATTGCCTCACAACCGGATGAGGGTGGCAAGGACGCCCCCATTGACATCCACACGACAGCCGGAAAACTGGCGGACCTTCGGCGCCGACTCGACGAGGCCCATGCCCCGATGGGGCAGGCCGCGGTCGACAAGGTCCACGACAAGGGCCTGTTGACGGCCCGCGAGCGGATCGAGAATCTACTCGATCCCGGCTCTTTCGTGGAGATAGACGCGTTGGCCAAGCACCGTTCGCAGAACTTCGGTCTCGCCGAGCGGCGTCCGACCGGCGACGGGGTGGTCACCGGTTACGGCACTATCGACGGCCGCGAGGTGTGCGTGTTCTCGCAGGACGCATCCGTATTCGGTGGCGCACTCGGCGAGGTGTACGGCGAGAAGATCGTCAAGGTCATGGACCTCGCGCTCAAGACCGGCCGGCCGATGATCGGCATCAACCACGGCGCCGGTGCCCGCATCCAGGAGGGCGTGGTCTCCCTCGGCCTCTACGGAGAGATCTTCCACCGCAACGTCCAGTCCTCGGGAGTGATCCCGCAGGTGTCCATCATCATGGGCCCCTCCGCCGGTGGCCACGTCTACTCCCCTGCACTCACCGACTTCACCGTGATGGTCGACGGCACGTCGAACATGTTCGTCACGGGTCCGGACGTCATCAAGACCGTGACCGGGGAACAGGTCACGCAGGAAGAGCTCGGTGGTGCCGCAACGCACATGGCGAAGTCCGGAGTTTCCCACTACACGGCCGAAGACGAACAGGACGCCCTCGACTTCGTGCGTGACCTGCTCGGCTACCTTCCGTCGAACAATCGCGCAGAGGCTCCTCGCTACGATGCCTTCGTGCACGAGGGCACGATCGAGGACGGACTCACCGAGTCCGACCTCGAGCTCGACACCCTCGTCCCGGACTCGTCTAACGCGCCGTACGACATGCACACCGTCATCGACCACATCGTCGACGACGAGGAGTTTCTCGAGATCCAGTCCGGGTACGCCCAGAATGTCGTCGTCGGTTTCGGTCGCGTCGAAGGGCGCTCCATCGGCATCGTCGCCAACCAGCCGACCCAGTACGCGGGCTGCCTCGACATCAAGGCCGCAGAGAAGGCCGCGCGTTTCGTTCGCACCTGCGACGCATTCAACGTTCCCATCGTCACCCTCGTCGACGTGCCCGGCTTCCTGCCCGGCACCGACCAGGAGTTCAACGGCATCATCCGCCGTGGCGCGAAGCTGCTCTACGCCTACGGCGAGGCGACAGTCGGCAAGATCACCGTCATCACGCGCAAGGCCTACGGCGGCGCGTACGACGTGATGGGTTCCAAGCACATGGGTGCCGACGTCAACCTCGCATGGCCGACCGCCGAGATCGCCGTGATGGGCGCCTCCGGCGCCGTCGGGTTCGTGTACCGCAAGCAGCTCAAGGACGCAGAGGCCGCCGGAGAGGACGTCGCCGCCAAGCGCCTCGAGCTCCAGCAGGAGTACGAGGACACCCTGGTCAACCCCTACGTCGCGGCAGAGCGAGGCTACATCGACGCCGTCATCCCGCCGTCACACACTCGCCTCCAGATCGCCCAGGGCCTGCGCCTGCTCGACCGGAAGGTCGTGCCGGTTCCGGCGCGCAAGCACGGGAACATTCCGCTGTGA
- a CDS encoding PH domain-containing protein: MRLPFRPDRPPEHVLIETRPHWRGLVRPSLVAVIGAGIAGLAGGFAELQAPTYDGGDTFTPIIVAIAVLYLLVVLRFTVVPWMRWRSQVFLVTDQRLVGRSGIVSKNRFEMPLGRVNAVQYRHTVSDRVFGTGTLIVETATGDYFEFPNLPSVSAVHEVLYQLVAPARRPMR, translated from the coding sequence ATGCGTCTTCCCTTCAGACCGGACCGCCCGCCGGAACACGTCCTCATCGAGACGAGGCCGCATTGGCGCGGCCTCGTGCGCCCTTCCCTCGTCGCCGTCATCGGGGCGGGAATCGCCGGACTTGCCGGAGGCTTCGCCGAGCTACAAGCGCCCACGTATGACGGCGGGGATACGTTCACCCCCATCATCGTCGCCATCGCGGTCCTCTATCTCCTCGTCGTTCTTCGGTTCACGGTCGTGCCGTGGATGCGTTGGCGAAGCCAGGTCTTCCTCGTCACCGATCAACGCCTCGTCGGACGGTCGGGAATCGTGAGCAAGAATCGTTTCGAGATGCCGCTCGGACGGGTCAATGCGGTCCAGTACAGGCACACGGTGTCGGACAGGGTCTTCGGGACGGGCACATTGATCGTCGAAACGGCGACCGGCGACTATTTCGAGTTCCCCAACCTGCCCAGCGTTTCCGCAGTACACGAGGTGCTCTATCAGCTCGTCGCTCCCGCGCGCAGGCCGATGCGTTAG
- a CDS encoding Maf family protein, with product MTTVFVLASASPSRLGLLRSGGISPRVIPSALDEDQIVSQLPADLPEEQVVTELASAKAHAVASEHATAVARETGAERIYVLGCDSMLLADGELLGKPHTVERAWERWQSIRGRSAHLITGHALAEVAIDGPGPHANTGVGRVITEWSTTTVHFGTPSDRDLRAYLETGEPLECAGAFTLEAKGAWFIDAIEGDPSGVIGVSLPLLRRMLDRVGVSVSELWNSEHSGAAATSGQPPPPS from the coding sequence ATGACCACCGTTTTCGTACTCGCCTCCGCGTCCCCTTCTCGCCTGGGCCTTCTGCGCTCCGGCGGGATTTCGCCGCGTGTGATCCCGTCCGCGCTGGACGAGGATCAGATCGTCTCGCAACTGCCCGCGGACCTTCCCGAGGAGCAGGTAGTCACCGAACTCGCCAGCGCAAAGGCGCATGCGGTCGCCTCCGAGCACGCGACCGCCGTCGCCCGGGAGACCGGCGCCGAGCGCATCTACGTACTCGGCTGCGACTCGATGCTCCTCGCCGACGGCGAATTACTCGGCAAGCCGCACACGGTGGAGCGCGCATGGGAACGGTGGCAGTCGATTCGGGGCAGGTCCGCGCACCTCATCACCGGACACGCGCTGGCGGAGGTCGCCATCGACGGGCCCGGACCACACGCCAATACCGGCGTCGGGCGAGTCATCACCGAATGGTCGACGACCACGGTGCACTTCGGCACGCCCTCCGACCGAGACCTGCGCGCCTACCTGGAGACCGGGGAGCCGCTCGAGTGCGCCGGCGCCTTTACGCTGGAGGCGAAGGGCGCGTGGTTCATCGACGCGATCGAGGGCGACCCCTCGGGCGTGATAGGCGTGTCACTGCCGTTGCTGCGCCGCATGCTGGACCGCGTCGGGGTCTCGGTGTCCGAGCTCTGGAATTCAGAGCACTCGGGCGCGGCTGCCACGAGCGGGCAGCCACCTCCGCCGTCATGA
- a CDS encoding NAD(P)H-quinone dehydrogenase, translating to MRASNLSATTLGGTPVSTRIVILGGGPAGYEAALAGAQYGADVTVVDSDGLGGACVLFDCVPSKTFIAATGVRTDMRRANEMGVEMKFDPAAYRLDHVNSRVRSLAQAQSADIRSQLQREGVRLLSGKGRIVDNQPGLAAHEVEVTLDSGKQLRLDADMILLATGSSPRVLPDAQPDGERILTWRQVYDLTELPSHLVVVGSGVTGAEFVSAFTEVGVKVTMVSSRDRVLPHEDADAALVLEEALSERGVSLVKHARADVVEHHEDGIIVRLSDGRTVKGSHALMCVGSIPNTQDLGLENVGIKPLKSGHIPVDRVSRTSAPNIYAAGDCTDLFPLASVAAMQGRIAMYHALGEGVSPIKLRTVASAVFTRPEIATVGISHAQIESGEVPARVEVFPLSGNPRAKMRSVRRGFVKLFCRPASGVVIGGVVVAPTASELILPISVAVRNQLTVSDIAASFSVYPSMSGSVTEAARHLMRHDDLD from the coding sequence ATGCGCGCGTCGAACCTGTCGGCTACAACCTTGGGAGGTACCCCGGTGTCCACACGAATTGTCATTCTCGGGGGAGGGCCCGCGGGCTACGAGGCCGCGCTGGCCGGCGCCCAGTACGGAGCGGACGTCACGGTTGTCGATTCCGACGGGCTGGGCGGTGCCTGCGTGTTGTTCGACTGCGTCCCGTCGAAGACCTTCATCGCTGCCACCGGCGTGCGCACCGACATGCGCCGCGCCAACGAAATGGGCGTGGAGATGAAGTTCGATCCCGCCGCATACCGCCTCGACCACGTGAACTCCCGCGTCCGCTCTCTCGCGCAGGCGCAGTCCGCCGATATCCGCTCGCAGCTGCAGCGCGAGGGAGTCCGGCTGCTGTCGGGCAAGGGCCGGATCGTCGACAACCAGCCGGGTCTGGCGGCGCACGAGGTCGAGGTCACCCTCGACTCGGGCAAGCAGCTCAGGCTCGACGCGGACATGATCCTCCTCGCCACCGGTTCGAGCCCCCGCGTGCTGCCCGACGCGCAGCCGGACGGCGAGCGCATCCTCACCTGGCGGCAGGTGTACGACCTCACCGAGCTGCCCTCTCACCTCGTCGTCGTCGGCTCGGGTGTGACGGGCGCCGAGTTCGTCTCCGCGTTCACGGAGGTCGGCGTCAAGGTGACGATGGTCTCGAGCCGTGACCGTGTGCTCCCGCACGAGGACGCCGATGCCGCATTGGTGCTCGAGGAGGCGCTCTCCGAGCGGGGCGTCTCGCTGGTCAAGCATGCCCGCGCCGACGTCGTCGAACACCACGAGGACGGGATCATCGTGCGGTTGTCCGACGGGCGCACCGTGAAGGGATCGCACGCGCTGATGTGCGTCGGCTCGATCCCGAACACCCAGGATCTCGGCCTTGAGAACGTGGGGATCAAGCCGCTCAAGAGCGGGCACATCCCCGTCGACCGTGTCTCCCGTACCTCGGCGCCCAACATCTACGCCGCGGGCGATTGCACCGACCTTTTCCCGCTGGCCTCGGTCGCCGCGATGCAGGGGCGCATCGCCATGTACCACGCGCTCGGCGAGGGAGTGAGCCCGATCAAGCTGCGCACGGTCGCCTCCGCGGTGTTCACCCGCCCGGAGATCGCCACCGTCGGTATCTCGCACGCACAGATCGAATCCGGCGAGGTCCCTGCCCGCGTCGAGGTGTTCCCGCTCTCGGGTAACCCGCGCGCGAAGATGCGCTCGGTGCGTCGCGGATTCGTCAAGCTCTTCTGCCGCCCGGCCTCGGGTGTCGTGATCGGCGGTGTCGTAGTCGCACCGACCGCCTCGGAGCTGATCCTGCCGATCTCGGTCGCCGTGCGCAACCAGCTCACCGTGTCCGACATCGCCGCCTCGTTCTCCGTATATCCCTCGATGTCGGGATCGGTGACCGAGGCCGCGCGCCACCTCATGCGCCACGACGATCTGGACTAG
- a CDS encoding glycerol-3-phosphate dehydrogenase/oxidase codes for MPSGSAPLFDSADLSPVQRENSWSRLRSEEFDVLVIGGGVVGAGAALDAASRGLRVALVEARDFAAGTSSRSSKMFHGGLRYLEQLDFGLVAEALHERELSMSRIAPHLVKPLEFLFPLTHRIWERPYMAAGFVLYDVMGGAKSVPAQKHYSKAGAMRVAPGLRDGVLVGGIRYWDTLVDDARHTLTLARTAAHYGAIVRNSTEVVGFLREGERVRGVRLRDTETGDEIETRAGAVINATGVWTDQLQTLAGSDSGLRVRASKGVHIVVAREKIDSSAALILRTEKSVLFIIPWGAHWIIGTTDTDWKLDLAHPAATSADIEYILGHVNNVLAEPITRDDIQGVYAGLRPLLSGTSDSTTKLSREHAVLPVAPGMIVVAGGKYTTYRVMAADAVDAITEFVGKDVGSSVTAELPLLGAGGYRALVNRIPLLASQWEVGEDVVRRLLDRYGSLAGEIMKLADERPQLAAPLIGAEKYLEAEVAYAAAREGALHVEDVLVRRTRVSMEYSHRGSESAQRVAEIMGAELGWSQEKVDAEAQLYRERVVAELMSQSSADDNEADALLRSAPEARTSLVESSIHPAGK; via the coding sequence ATGCCATCTGGTTCCGCTCCGTTGTTCGACAGCGCCGACCTTTCTCCGGTGCAGCGCGAAAACTCCTGGTCACGTCTGCGTTCAGAAGAGTTCGACGTATTAGTCATCGGGGGCGGCGTGGTCGGAGCCGGTGCGGCGCTCGATGCGGCCTCGCGCGGCCTGCGGGTCGCGCTTGTCGAGGCGCGGGACTTCGCGGCCGGTACGTCCTCGCGCTCGTCGAAGATGTTCCACGGCGGGCTGCGTTACCTCGAGCAGCTCGATTTCGGGCTCGTTGCCGAGGCACTGCACGAGCGCGAACTGTCCATGAGTCGCATCGCCCCGCACCTGGTCAAGCCGTTGGAATTCCTCTTCCCGCTCACCCACAGGATCTGGGAGCGCCCATACATGGCCGCGGGGTTCGTGTTGTACGACGTCATGGGCGGTGCCAAGAGCGTCCCCGCGCAGAAGCACTACAGCAAGGCCGGTGCGATGCGCGTCGCGCCGGGCCTGCGCGACGGCGTGCTCGTCGGCGGGATCCGCTACTGGGACACGCTGGTCGACGACGCCCGCCACACGCTGACACTCGCGCGCACCGCCGCGCACTACGGCGCGATCGTGCGCAATTCGACCGAGGTCGTCGGGTTCTTGCGCGAGGGGGAGCGGGTGCGTGGAGTGCGGCTTCGCGACACCGAGACCGGCGACGAGATCGAAACCCGTGCGGGCGCGGTCATCAATGCGACGGGAGTGTGGACCGACCAGCTCCAGACGCTCGCCGGGTCCGATTCCGGGCTGCGGGTGCGGGCGTCGAAGGGCGTTCATATCGTCGTCGCCCGCGAGAAGATCGACTCCTCGGCCGCGCTCATCCTCCGCACCGAGAAATCGGTGTTGTTCATCATCCCGTGGGGCGCGCACTGGATTATCGGCACGACCGATACCGACTGGAAACTCGATCTCGCTCATCCGGCCGCGACCAGCGCCGACATCGAATACATCCTCGGGCATGTCAATAACGTGCTCGCCGAACCCATCACCCGCGACGACATCCAGGGCGTGTACGCGGGGCTGCGCCCGCTGCTGTCCGGGACCTCCGATTCGACCACGAAGCTCTCCCGCGAGCACGCCGTGCTGCCGGTCGCGCCCGGGATGATCGTCGTCGCGGGCGGCAAGTACACCACCTACAGGGTCATGGCGGCCGATGCCGTCGATGCGATCACCGAATTCGTCGGCAAGGACGTCGGCTCGAGTGTGACGGCGGAGCTGCCCCTTCTCGGGGCCGGCGGATACCGCGCGCTCGTCAACCGGATCCCGCTGCTCGCGAGCCAGTGGGAGGTGGGAGAGGACGTCGTACGCAGGTTGCTCGATCGCTACGGCTCGCTCGCCGGCGAGATCATGAAACTCGCTGACGAGCGCCCCCAGCTGGCCGCGCCATTGATCGGCGCGGAAAAGTATCTCGAAGCGGAGGTCGCCTACGCCGCCGCCAGAGAGGGCGCTCTGCATGTCGAGGACGTCCTCGTGCGCCGCACCCGCGTGTCGATGGAGTACTCGCACCGCGGCTCGGAGAGCGCGCAGCGGGTCGCCGAGATCATGGGAGCCGAGCTCGGCTGGTCGCAGGAAAAGGTCGACGCCGAGGCGCAGTTGTACCGCGAGCGCGTGGTGGCGGAATTGATGTCGCAGTCCTCTGCCGACGACAACGAGGCCGACGCGCTACTGCGCAGCGCCCCGGAGGCACGCACCTCGCTCGTCGAGTCGTCTATTCATCCTGCCGGTAAGTAG
- a CDS encoding acyl-CoA carboxylase subunit epsilon translates to MSAAQNSPQQQGQGAASPYFEIVGGNPTAEQVGILSAVFALAEGNAAVAARNPSPGTRNDWGLAAEKTRGVFWNSTSSFLDSKLL, encoded by the coding sequence GTGAGCGCGGCGCAGAACTCCCCGCAGCAGCAGGGCCAGGGCGCGGCCTCGCCGTACTTCGAGATCGTGGGCGGCAATCCGACCGCAGAGCAGGTCGGAATCCTCAGCGCCGTGTTCGCGCTCGCCGAGGGCAATGCAGCCGTCGCCGCGCGCAACCCCTCGCCCGGCACCCGTAACGACTGGGGTCTGGCCGCCGAAAAGACCCGTGGCGTGTTCTGGAATTCCACGTCCTCGTTCCTCGACTCGAAGCTGCTCTGA
- a CDS encoding acetyl/propionyl/methylcrotonyl-CoA carboxylase subunit alpha translates to MPSHASKTISKVLVANRGEIAVRVVRACKDAGLASVAVYAEPDANAPFVQIADEAFALGGQTSAESYLVIDKIIDAAKKSGADAIHPGYGFLSENADFAQAVIDAGIIWIGPPPSAIRDLGDKVTARHIAERANAPMAAGTKDPVSGADEVVEFAKQYGVPVAIKAAFGGGGRGMKVAHTIEEIPDLYESATREAVAAFGRGECFVEQYLDKARHVEAQVIADQHGNVIVAGTRDCSLQRRFQKLVEEAPAPFLTDDQRSRIHESAKAICREAGYYGAGTVEYLVQGDTVSFLEVNTRLQVEHPVTEETAGIDLVLQQFKIAEGEELEFTEDPTPRGHAFEFRINGEDAGRGFLPAPGKITTYVEPAGPGVRMDSGVREGDEIGGQFDSMLAKLIVWGETRDAALARAARALDEYKVEGLATVIPFHRHIVSNPAFQGDGKSFDVYTKWIETDWNNEIEPFSGGAPAGDDEQVERKSVVVEVDGRRVEVTLPGDLAFGGAAGGNIRKKAKSRTRKAAAGASASGDAVTAPMQGTVVKVAVEEGQEVAAGDLVAVLEAMKMENPVTAHKDGKVESISVEAGAAVSQGTAICEIK, encoded by the coding sequence GTGCCGTCCCACGCAAGCAAAACCATCAGCAAGGTCTTGGTCGCCAACCGCGGTGAGATTGCGGTGCGCGTAGTACGCGCCTGCAAGGACGCGGGACTGGCTAGCGTCGCCGTGTACGCCGAGCCGGATGCGAATGCGCCGTTCGTGCAGATCGCCGACGAGGCCTTCGCTCTCGGGGGCCAGACCTCGGCCGAGTCGTACCTGGTGATCGACAAGATCATCGACGCCGCGAAGAAATCCGGCGCGGACGCGATCCACCCCGGCTACGGCTTCCTGTCGGAGAACGCCGACTTCGCGCAGGCAGTGATCGACGCGGGAATCATCTGGATCGGCCCGCCGCCGTCCGCGATTCGCGACCTCGGCGACAAGGTCACCGCCCGCCACATCGCCGAGCGCGCCAACGCGCCGATGGCCGCCGGCACGAAGGACCCGGTATCGGGCGCCGACGAGGTCGTCGAGTTCGCCAAGCAGTACGGCGTGCCCGTCGCGATCAAGGCCGCGTTCGGCGGCGGCGGTCGCGGCATGAAGGTCGCCCACACGATCGAGGAAATCCCGGACCTGTACGAGTCCGCCACGCGTGAGGCGGTCGCCGCGTTCGGCCGCGGCGAGTGCTTCGTCGAGCAGTACCTCGACAAGGCCCGCCACGTCGAGGCCCAGGTTATCGCCGACCAGCACGGCAACGTGATCGTCGCGGGTACGCGCGACTGCTCGCTGCAGCGCCGCTTCCAGAAGCTCGTCGAGGAGGCCCCGGCCCCGTTCCTCACCGATGACCAGCGCAGCCGCATCCACGAGTCGGCGAAGGCGATCTGCCGCGAGGCCGGTTACTACGGCGCGGGTACGGTCGAGTACCTCGTCCAGGGCGACACGGTCTCGTTCCTCGAGGTCAATACCCGCCTCCAGGTCGAGCACCCCGTCACCGAGGAGACCGCGGGCATCGACCTCGTGCTCCAGCAGTTCAAGATCGCCGAGGGCGAGGAGCTCGAGTTCACCGAGGATCCGACCCCGCGCGGCCACGCCTTCGAGTTCCGCATCAACGGCGAGGATGCCGGCCGCGGCTTCCTCCCCGCCCCCGGCAAGATCACGACTTATGTAGAGCCCGCGGGCCCGGGCGTGCGCATGGACTCCGGCGTGCGCGAGGGCGACGAGATCGGCGGCCAGTTCGACTCGATGCTCGCCAAGCTCATCGTGTGGGGAGAGACCCGCGACGCCGCGCTCGCCCGCGCCGCACGCGCGCTCGACGAGTACAAGGTCGAGGGCCTGGCGACGGTCATCCCATTCCACCGCCACATCGTCTCCAACCCTGCGTTCCAGGGCGATGGAAAGTCGTTCGACGTCTACACCAAGTGGATCGAGACCGATTGGAACAACGAGATCGAGCCGTTCTCCGGCGGCGCCCCCGCCGGTGACGACGAGCAGGTAGAGCGCAAGTCCGTGGTCGTCGAGGTCGACGGGCGCCGCGTCGAGGTGACCCTGCCGGGAGACCTCGCCTTCGGTGGCGCGGCCGGCGGAAACATCCGCAAGAAGGCCAAGTCCCGCACCCGCAAGGCCGCTGCCGGCGCCTCGGCCTCCGGCGACGCCGTGACCGCGCCGATGCAGGGCACCGTCGTCAAGGTCGCCGTCGAAGAGGGCCAGGAGGTTGCTGCCGGTGACCTCGTCGCCGTGCTCGAGGCGATGAAGATGGAAAACCCCGTCACCGCCCACAAGGACGGCAAGGTCGAATCCATCTCCGTCGAGGCGGGCGCGGCCGTCTCCCAGGGAACCGCGATCTGCGAGATCAAGTAA
- the glpK gene encoding glycerol kinase GlpK translates to MAANSYVLALDQGTTSSRAIIFDRDSVPVRGSITQLEHSQIFPHPGWVEHDPLEIWRNVRSAMTEALMRSDLTPSEISAIGITNQRETTVVWDRATGEPVYNAIVWQDVRTGEICDRLSETITGGEERVREITGLPISTYFSGPKVRWILDNVPGARERAEAGELAFGTIDSWLVFRLTSTSSTSGGPAGSGDPDHICDVTNASRTMLMDLETLDWSEEMCSALGIPASMLPRIVPSSGELATVAPGRIFAGTPVCGILGDQQAAMFGQTCFDAGEAKNTYGTGNFLLLSTGTERQRSSHGLITTVAYQRDGENPRYALEGSIAVTGSLVQWLRDNLGIISTSAEVEKLAESVEDNGDCYLVPAFSGLLAPRWRPDARGALVGLTRFNSAGHIARAALEATAYQTREVVEAMVADAGHAASEMRVDGGMVFNELLMQFQADICDLEVVRPQITETTALGAAYAAGLAAGVWDSTDELRGLWREDKRWTPQMDDENRTRLWDRWNKAVERTFDWA, encoded by the coding sequence GTGGCAGCCAATTCATACGTCCTCGCACTCGATCAGGGCACGACCTCGTCGCGCGCGATCATCTTCGACCGGGACAGTGTGCCGGTGCGCGGCTCCATCACGCAGCTCGAACACTCGCAGATCTTCCCGCATCCCGGCTGGGTCGAACACGATCCGCTCGAGATCTGGCGCAACGTCCGCTCGGCGATGACCGAGGCGCTCATGCGCTCGGATCTCACGCCGTCGGAGATCTCGGCGATCGGGATCACCAACCAGCGCGAGACGACCGTAGTGTGGGACCGCGCCACCGGCGAGCCGGTCTACAACGCGATCGTCTGGCAGGATGTGCGCACCGGTGAGATCTGCGATCGCCTCTCCGAGACGATCACCGGTGGCGAGGAACGGGTCCGCGAGATCACGGGGCTTCCTATCTCGACCTATTTCTCCGGCCCCAAGGTGCGGTGGATCCTCGACAACGTTCCCGGCGCCCGCGAGCGGGCCGAGGCCGGGGAGCTCGCGTTCGGCACGATCGACTCGTGGCTCGTGTTCCGGCTGACCAGCACGTCGAGCACCAGCGGCGGGCCGGCCGGCTCCGGCGATCCCGACCATATCTGCGATGTCACGAACGCCTCGCGCACCATGCTCATGGACCTGGAGACGCTCGACTGGTCGGAGGAAATGTGCTCGGCGCTCGGGATTCCGGCATCGATGCTGCCGCGGATCGTGCCCTCCTCCGGCGAGCTCGCCACTGTCGCACCGGGGCGGATCTTCGCGGGCACGCCCGTGTGCGGCATCCTCGGCGACCAGCAGGCGGCGATGTTCGGACAAACGTGTTTTGACGCCGGAGAGGCGAAGAACACCTACGGAACGGGCAATTTCCTGCTCCTGTCGACGGGTACCGAACGGCAGCGATCCTCGCACGGCCTCATCACCACCGTCGCCTACCAGCGCGACGGCGAGAACCCCCGCTACGCGCTCGAGGGGTCCATCGCCGTCACCGGTTCGCTCGTGCAATGGCTGCGCGACAATCTCGGCATCATCTCCACCTCCGCGGAGGTGGAAAAGCTCGCCGAATCGGTGGAGGACAACGGGGACTGCTACCTCGTTCCCGCCTTCTCGGGTCTCCTCGCCCCGCGCTGGCGGCCCGACGCACGCGGCGCCCTCGTGGGCCTCACCAGGTTCAATTCCGCCGGACACATCGCCCGCGCGGCGCTCGAGGCGACCGCTTATCAGACCCGCGAGGTCGTCGAGGCGATGGTCGCCGACGCGGGGCACGCCGCCTCCGAGATGCGCGTGGATGGCGGGATGGTCTTCAACGAGCTGCTCATGCAGTTCCAGGCGGATATCTGCGACCTGGAGGTTGTGCGCCCGCAGATCACCGAGACGACCGCGCTCGGCGCCGCCTACGCGGCGGGTCTCGCGGCCGGGGTGTGGGACTCGACCGACGAGCTGCGCGGGCTGTGGCGCGAGGACAAGCGTTGGACTCCGCAGATGGACGACGAAAATCGCACGCGGCTGTGGGACCGCTGGAACAAGGCGGTCGAGCGCACCTTCGACTGGGCGTAG
- a CDS encoding biotin--[acetyl-CoA-carboxylase] ligase has protein sequence MFNDISRPPLREAELRSALVDGPLADYSEVRVVEEIGSTNAALLEYATTGDGDRSALIAEFQSAGRGRSGREWTAPAGSQVALSVLIRPGAIHPDLFGWLPLVTGLAVRDALAGSAGLEASLKWPNDVMVEDGAEARKIAGILVEMTTVPAEGVYSMSLPAIVVGVGLNVSLRAEELPVPHATSIDLERAKQGLDPADRLVVAKELLRALAVRHDQWRACERGSGSVISDELYYEYIDACSTVGQDVRVELPGGETKTGNATRIDRSGQLVVDTGEGEEPFVVAAGDVHHVRRGSGY, from the coding sequence GTGTTCAACGACATCTCCAGACCCCCGCTGCGCGAAGCCGAGCTCCGTTCGGCTCTCGTCGACGGTCCGCTCGCCGACTACTCGGAAGTCCGGGTGGTGGAGGAGATCGGGTCCACCAATGCCGCGCTACTCGAATACGCAACGACCGGAGACGGGGACCGATCGGCACTCATCGCCGAGTTCCAGAGTGCCGGGCGCGGCCGCTCCGGGCGTGAATGGACGGCCCCGGCCGGTAGTCAGGTCGCGCTGTCGGTGCTCATTCGCCCGGGGGCGATCCACCCCGATCTCTTCGGCTGGCTGCCGCTTGTCACCGGTCTCGCGGTGCGCGATGCGCTCGCGGGCAGCGCGGGGCTCGAGGCGTCGCTGAAGTGGCCGAACGACGTCATGGTCGAAGACGGCGCCGAGGCACGAAAGATCGCCGGCATCCTCGTGGAGATGACGACGGTCCCCGCCGAAGGCGTGTATTCGATGTCGCTGCCCGCGATCGTCGTCGGCGTCGGGCTCAACGTCTCGCTGCGTGCCGAGGAGCTGCCGGTGCCACACGCGACCTCGATCGATCTCGAGCGTGCGAAGCAGGGCCTGGACCCCGCGGACCGGCTCGTCGTGGCGAAGGAGCTATTGCGCGCGCTCGCCGTGCGCCACGATCAGTGGCGAGCATGCGAGCGAGGTTCGGGATCGGTCATCTCCGACGAGCTGTATTACGAGTACATCGACGCCTGCTCCACTGTGGGGCAAGACGTACGGGTAGAGCTTCCCGGCGGCGAGACCAAGACGGGCAATGCCACCAGGATCGACCGTTCCGGCCAGCTCGTCGTCGACACCGGCGAGGGCGAAGAGCCGTTCGTCGTCGCGGCGGGCGACGTGCACCACGTGCGGCGCGGCAGCGGTTATTAG